One part of the Anaeromyxobacter sp. Fw109-5 genome encodes these proteins:
- the rfbB gene encoding dTDP-glucose 4,6-dehydratase yields the protein MNVLVTGGSGFIGANLVRLLLVERPGWRVVNLDALTYAGNAENLAELDGHARYRFVRGDICNGELVADVLETERIDAVLHLAAESHVDRSILSPPVFIETNVRGTQVLLEAARELGVRRFVHVSTDEVYGSLGPSGLFTEETPLDPSSPYSASKASSDLLALAYARTFELPVVVTRCSNNYGPYQFPEKLIPLAIANALRDLPLPVYGDGLHVRDWIHVEDHCRGLLAALEKGESGQVYNLGASSERHNLDVVKQVLRLVGKPESLIQHVADRPGHDRRYAIDSTKARTVLGWAPRHRFEEALAATVRWYVERRPWWERIISGEYLAYYEKQYGAG from the coding sequence GTGAACGTCCTCGTCACCGGCGGCTCCGGGTTCATCGGCGCGAACCTCGTCCGCCTCCTGCTCGTCGAGCGGCCGGGGTGGCGCGTCGTCAACCTCGACGCCCTCACCTACGCCGGGAACGCCGAGAACCTGGCGGAGCTCGACGGGCACGCGCGCTACCGCTTCGTGCGGGGGGACATCTGCAACGGCGAGCTCGTCGCCGACGTGCTCGAGACGGAGAGGATCGACGCGGTGCTGCACCTCGCCGCCGAGAGCCACGTCGATCGCTCGATCCTGTCGCCGCCCGTGTTCATCGAGACGAACGTGCGCGGCACGCAGGTGCTGCTCGAGGCGGCGCGCGAGCTCGGGGTGAGGCGCTTCGTCCACGTCTCCACCGACGAGGTGTACGGCTCCCTCGGCCCGAGCGGCCTGTTCACGGAGGAGACGCCGCTCGACCCCTCCTCGCCGTACTCCGCCTCGAAGGCCTCGAGCGACCTGCTCGCGCTCGCCTACGCGCGCACGTTCGAGCTGCCGGTGGTGGTCACGCGCTGCTCGAACAACTACGGCCCCTACCAGTTCCCGGAGAAGCTCATCCCGCTCGCGATCGCCAACGCGCTGCGGGACCTGCCGCTGCCGGTGTACGGCGACGGCCTGCACGTGCGCGACTGGATCCACGTGGAGGATCACTGCCGCGGGCTCCTCGCCGCGCTGGAGAAGGGCGAGAGCGGGCAGGTCTACAACCTGGGCGCGTCGAGCGAGCGGCACAACCTCGACGTCGTGAAGCAGGTGCTGCGGCTCGTCGGGAAGCCCGAGTCGCTCATCCAGCACGTGGCCGACCGGCCGGGGCACGACCGTCGCTACGCCATCGACTCGACCAAGGCGCGGACGGTGCTCGGCTGGGCGCCGCGCCACCGGTTCGAGGAGGCGCTCGCGGCGACGGTGCGCTGGTACGTGGAGCGCCGGCCGTGGTGGGAGCGGATCATCTCCGGCGAGTACCTCGCGTACTACGAGAAGCAGTACGGAGCCGGCTAG